The segment CCTTTTATGGATTAGCAGGAGACGAGTTTTTGAAGGGGCCTTATGATGAGATCAGTAGAAAATACTTGTGTGGCAATGTGACTGAGGAGATCCTAGAGGTAAAGCAAAATGGGGAGCAGTTGTTGCTCAACAGAGCAGGTACAGTGATATACCAAGGGCAGTTGGATGGCTATGAAGACTTGGGAGCGGGTGTGTTGGCTTTGACTTTGGACTCGCAAGTAGGAGCGATTACCATGACGGGAGATGTGATTTTGCCCATCGAGTATGAGGAAATCAAGGTGCTGGACGGTCATTTGATTTCATTTAGGGAAAAAGGAAAAATTGGGTTGGCAGGTATCACGGGTAAGGTTTTTCTCGAACCTGCCTATGACGATATTTTCTTGGAAGGTGGTTTTTGGGTTGTGGAGTTGGACGGTGTGTTTGGAGTAACCAATCTTCGTGAAATCCTGTCCGATGAGAAAGAAATTGCCATCAAATATGAGGAAGTAGAACTGATCAATCAAGACTACATAGTGGGCTATACAGAGGAATTGGAATCATTGATCTCGGCAGACCTCAAGGTCGTGTCTCCAGACTCTACCCTCAGTATCAACACCATGCATGCCATTTGGGTTTTTAGAACGCCGGAGGGGTACAGGGTGTATGACAAAGAAAAGGCTAGCAGCGAAGAGGCGATCTACCATGACGTCCTTCAAAACGATGATTGGCTTGGACTCAGAAAGTATGGTAAATGGTCAGTGTATAGTCAAAACATTGAGAGTGAGCCTATTCTCAATGTGGATTCACTCAAACTGCTGGGGGATGACATAGCGATTGTATTTATGGGTAGTCAGGGGATGGCGATTTTCCCCAATCGTCAGGTGGTCAATGTCAATAAAGGGGAGTACTTGCAGGCTTTGAGTTCTAGCAGACGTACCCTTACTCACTATTTGGTGATCAAAAGAGGAGAAGAATTGGAACTTTACCGCGATGGAAAACTGCAATTCCGTTCTGCCTATGATGAACTCGGATTTATCAGTGAAGGGTTCTTTTCAGTAAAGAAGGATGGTAAATATGGCGCGGTGGATGAAAAAGGGCGTTTGATCATGAAAGTACGATACAATGCGATCGGAGAGGCCAAAAAGGGGATTGCTGATGTGCTCGTAGATGGAAAGTTCGGGGCGTTCAATTTCGATGACAAAGTACTCTTGCGAACTAATTATTTTGAAAAGCTGAAGCCATACAATGACAACATTTTGGTTGTCAAGGAAGAAAATGGATATGGGCTCTTGGATAGAATGAATCAAGAATGGGTGCGAGGGAGTTATGAAAAAATCGAATATTGGAGCGACAGCACATTTTTAGGGCGCAAAAATGGAAAGTGGGAGCTTCGAGCAATCTATACCGATGAGGTATTGATCGGGGACATAGATCTATTTCAATACCTGAGCAACTCGCAAGACAAAAAGGTAATAGAGATCAGTGTCAATAGTCTGTATGGTGTGTACCATTCGGAGAGGGGATTGATTATACCTGCCGAATACAACGATATATACAATCTAGGGAGTGCAGAGCAGAATCTCTATTATGCAGAGAAGGCATTTCCAGAAGCTGACTACTATGTGGTGGTTTACTATGATGATCGAGGAGAAAAAATCAAGTCAGAAGCTTATCGTAGTGATGAGTATGAATCGATCGTCTGTGACGAATGACCTGATAGGAAATCAAAAACCCGCCTGATATCAGACGGGTTTTCATTTTTTTGATTCCCCTACATGGGTAAATCAATCTCAAATCTTGAATTTCTGATCTCAAAGTGCCGCTAGTGCCTTGTCGTAGTTGGGTTCTTCGGTAGTTTCTGCGACCTGTTCAGTATAGATTACTTTTCCATCTGTATCCAAAACCACAATGCATCGAGAGTGAAGTCCTTTGAGAGGGCCGTCGATGATGTCTAGTCCATAGGCTTTGCCAAAAGACCCATCCACAAAATCTGAAAGCGTATCTACATTGGCGATCCCTTCAGCACCACAGAATCTGCCCTGCGCAAAAGGCAAGTCCCTAGAAATGCACAATACTTTCGTGTTTTCTAATCCTGCGGCTTTTTCATTGAATTTCCTCACAGAGGTGGCACATGTTCCCGTATCAATACTTGGGAAAATGTTCAAAATAACTTTCTGTCCTGCATAATCTGCCAAACTGGCTGTTGACAAGTCTGATTTGACCAATTTGAAATCTGCGGCTTTTGTGCCTACAGCTGGTAGTTGACTTGAGGTATGGATTTCGTTTCCTTTTAGTGTAATAGTCGACATATTGATTGTTCTTGAATGATAATAGTAAATATAGTTAAGCATACTCGTTTGGCGAATGATATGTTATGACTTATCGCAGTTTTATCTTGATTGACGCTAAATCAGGATACAGGAATCAAGACAAATGCAGGAGTCACAGAAGGGTTTTATCAAACTGAAGAGAGAGTAATCAATTTCTAATTTATCTCTAGCAGACAGAAATTCACGCTATTAAACTTTCTATTTTTATGCTTTCTGACTTTTAACTTCATATACATGAAAAACGATTTGACCTGGAAAGAATTTGAACGAGTGGATATTCGGGTTGGGACAGTTGTCAGTGCTGAGGTTTTTGCAGAGGCGATCAAGCCTGCCTACCGATTGCAAATTGACTTTGGAGAACTGGGTGTCCGCAAGACTTCTGCCCAAATCACGAAATTGTATGAACCTGAACAATTGGTAGGAAGACAAGTACTGGCTGTTGTCAATTTTCCACCCAAGCAGATTGCCAACTTGATGAGTGAGTGTCTGGTGCTAGGTGCGGTAGGGACAGACGGGGAGGTGACCTTGATTCGTCCCGATAGCACAGTCATGAATGGACTGAAAATCGGGTGAGTTAGATTATCAATAAGTTAAGTTTTTGGCAGAGAAGATGGTCTCAGATTAACCTTTGATTAAGGTCTCGTGTCGAGGTGTTTTTTCTTATCAATGCATGTTTGATTTGTGTGATTGACAAATGCAGCCATGAAAAGAAAACTCCTATTTAGCATCCTATCTCTAATGTTATCCATCGGTATTTGTGCCCAGTCTGATGCTGTATTGACTAGCGGACATGTGGTGACTCACAATGACACGATACTTGGTGAGGTGAGTTTGAACATGGAAAGAAATGATCTGATGATTAGATCTGGAAGAAACATCTACAACTGGACTGCTGACAAAGTGAAAAGTGCAACTACTTTGGATCAGCAAACTGGACTATCAGCTAAATACCTTACGGGAGCTTTTGGGATGAATAGCAACAGTTTCTTTTTTGAGGTACTCTCTGAGGGCAAAATGACACTGATTTACAGAGAGGGATTGAAATTCGCAGAACATGACGAAATGGTGTATCCGCCATTTTATACTTATGACAATGGGGTCATACATTCACTCCCGATCAACAAAAAGGAGTTTCTTAATTTGTTTGAGGAGGAGTACGCTGCACAAATGGCTGAGTATTTTAAATTCCATCAAGTGGATTTGAGTGACAAAGAAGACATTAGAAAGATAGTCGAATTCTACAATTCAAAATTTACGGGAGGAGCTAGCATGTTTGTGACGAATAAGAAGTGAATGTTCTTTATGTCAGGACTTTTAGATCAAGTAGGACGAAAAGTCCGAATAGTTTCGTAAGCTCAATCCTGCTCACACATTTCTTAGATGGGAGGATCATCATAGGTAGACTGTAGAAGAAGACAGTAACTGCTGACCCTGTTGGTTGAATCGCAGTTAGAATCCTAGAGCAATGACAGTTCCACTGGAGCAGACCAGCTATTGTATAATTTCAATGGTGCGTAGTTGGTGACAAGAGAGAAAAAAAGGGATTTGTCTCTCACATGAAATCAAATCATCTACAGACATCTAGCAAGCCAATACCAAATTCGTTGTGATTTTTTCAATATATCTGCTATTTATAGTAGATAATTCCCTATTAATTCTCAATTTACTAGGAGACGCTGGTGTTTGTGTAGTGTGATTTGCTAGTAGAATTTCTAGCTTTTTACAATATGACAACACGCAGGTTTTTAACTGACTAAAGAGCTGGTTTTGATACGTATAAGCCATAACTATTTAGGTGGTCGCAGACTACTTTTGTCGAATAACGAAACGAGACAGGCACGAAAAGCTTAGGTGTATGGAGGAAAAAATATTACAGTCATATCGGGTCAAAGAACACCTCTTGGATGAGGTTTTTGACCATAACGGAACGATCAAAAAACCCTATAAAAAACTTTACAGTCACTTTAATAAGTACAATTCGGAGGACTTCAGGAAAGTCAATGACGCGACCAAATTATCCTTCTTGATGCAAGGGATCACGTTTGCGACCTATGCGGAAAACCCCAAGGGTACGGAGAGGATTTTTCCGTTTGACCTGATGCCACGAATCATCACGAGTACAGAATGGGCAGAGTTGGAAAAGGGATTGATTCAGAGAAATTTGGCGATCAACCTGTTTTTGAAGGATATCTATAACGATAAGAAAATTCTCAAGGATAAGGTCGTCCCTTCGGAGTTGATATTTTCCTCTGTGAATTACAACAAGTACATGGTAGATTTTGAGCCTCCAGGAGGAATCTATAACCATATCTCGGGTACGGATTTGATCAAACACAGCGATGGCAAATTTTATGTCCTAGAGGATAATGTCAGATGTCCCTCTGGAGTGAGCTATGTATTGAGCAATCGCGACGCACTCAAAAAGGCTTTGTCCCTTTTGTTTAAGGAGCTCCGTGTTGGGACGGTCTTTGATTATGCAGAGGCATTGTCTACCTGTCTTCATTCTGTAGCGCCAGAGGGCGTAGATAGTGCCACATGTGCGGTATTGACGCCAGGTATGTACAATGCCGCTTACTTCGAACATAGCTTCTTGGCGCAAAGCATGGGATTACAGCTAGTCGAGGGGCGAGATTTGTTTGTGGATCATGGCTTTTTGTACATGAAGACCATCTATGGCAAGAAGAAACTGGATGTACTCTATCGTCGAGTGGATGATGAGTTTTTGGATCCATTGGTGTACCGTGCTGATTCTATGCTCGGCGTACCAGGATTGATGGATGTCTATAGACAGGGCAATGTCAGTATCATCAATGCTCCTGGTACAGGTGCATCTGATGACAAGGCGGTTTATTCTTTCATTCCTCAAATCATCAAGTATTACTTGGACGAAGATCCGATTCTCAACAATGTACATACCTATCAGTGCGAAATCCCTGCTGAGATGGATCACGTCCTCAACAACATGGAGAATCTGGTGATCAAGCCCGTGGATCAAAGTGGCGGTTATGGTATTTTCATCGGGAGTGGTGCCAGCAAGGCCGAAATCGAAGAGATGAAACAAAAGATTAAAAGCGACCCAAGAGAGTATGTAGCGCAACCGATCATGAATCTATCGACACATTCGACCTTCATCGAGGAGTCCAATTGTTTCGAACCGAGACACGTCGATTTGAGAGCTTTCACCCTATTGGGGCATGATTACCAATACATCCTCAAGGGAGGTCTGACACGAGTCGCACTCAAGAAGGATAGCTTGATCGTGAACTCCTCGCAAGGTGGAGGGTCCAAGGATACATGGGTAGCGGATGTTGAATAATAAAATTGAAAAGTTATGTTGGCAAGAGTAGCAGACAACCTTTATTGGTTGGGTAGATATATAGAAAGAACGGAACACCTGAGCAGGTATTTGAATATCCAATATTTTTCGGCCTTGGATACCACTTCCGATTACCAGAGAGATTTGGCACTGAAGAGCATCGCCAACATGGTGGGCATAGATAGTGAAGGTGAGGGCTATGCCTTTGAGGAGGAGATTCTAGTAGC is part of the Reichenbachiella agarivorans genome and harbors:
- a CDS encoding WG repeat-containing protein; translated protein: MNKVRYISLLLILFVHMVHADRSKQALRAIEKEDYDKAKEYLQRSYDKDSLNPLVSYSYAKLYVAQTYEGQDLDIANDYILHAFLLLPNRTEAHTNEIEKADLTLQSFDQLKDEIDSLAYMRADTLHDVAQLEHFILHHGTAAQVPAAIAQRDSIRFKEAEVDGTWQAYQAFMNAYPDANQFPIAKIRFDKLIYESTLFSDKLSELEEFLVKYPQTPFRGKIEKRIYDKKVAGLQEEDILSFIHTYHNDQLIRRALGLLYHSVGIKKDKLKNYNQQVYKQFMDSVAYLEQLNAAVLFPMYLDHQYSFYGLAGDEFLKGPYDEISRKYLCGNVTEEILEVKQNGEQLLLNRAGTVIYQGQLDGYEDLGAGVLALTLDSQVGAITMTGDVILPIEYEEIKVLDGHLISFREKGKIGLAGITGKVFLEPAYDDIFLEGGFWVVELDGVFGVTNLREILSDEKEIAIKYEEVELINQDYIVGYTEELESLISADLKVVSPDSTLSINTMHAIWVFRTPEGYRVYDKEKASSEEAIYHDVLQNDDWLGLRKYGKWSVYSQNIESEPILNVDSLKLLGDDIAIVFMGSQGMAIFPNRQVVNVNKGEYLQALSSSRRTLTHYLVIKRGEELELYRDGKLQFRSAYDELGFISEGFFSVKKDGKYGAVDEKGRLIMKVRYNAIGEAKKGIADVLVDGKFGAFNFDDKVLLRTNYFEKLKPYNDNILVVKEENGYGLLDRMNQEWVRGSYEKIEYWSDSTFLGRKNGKWELRAIYTDEVLIGDIDLFQYLSNSQDKKVIEISVNSLYGVYHSERGLIIPAEYNDIYNLGSAEQNLYYAEKAFPEADYYVVVYYDDRGEKIKSEAYRSDEYESIVCDE
- the tpx gene encoding thiol peroxidase — its product is MSTITLKGNEIHTSSQLPAVGTKAADFKLVKSDLSTASLADYAGQKVILNIFPSIDTGTCATSVRKFNEKAAGLENTKVLCISRDLPFAQGRFCGAEGIANVDTLSDFVDGSFGKAYGLDIIDGPLKGLHSRCIVVLDTDGKVIYTEQVAETTEEPNYDKALAAL
- a CDS encoding tRNA-binding protein produces the protein MKNDLTWKEFERVDIRVGTVVSAEVFAEAIKPAYRLQIDFGELGVRKTSAQITKLYEPEQLVGRQVLAVVNFPPKQIANLMSECLVLGAVGTDGEVTLIRPDSTVMNGLKIG
- a CDS encoding circularly permuted type 2 ATP-grasp protein, with protein sequence MEEKILQSYRVKEHLLDEVFDHNGTIKKPYKKLYSHFNKYNSEDFRKVNDATKLSFLMQGITFATYAENPKGTERIFPFDLMPRIITSTEWAELEKGLIQRNLAINLFLKDIYNDKKILKDKVVPSELIFSSVNYNKYMVDFEPPGGIYNHISGTDLIKHSDGKFYVLEDNVRCPSGVSYVLSNRDALKKALSLLFKELRVGTVFDYAEALSTCLHSVAPEGVDSATCAVLTPGMYNAAYFEHSFLAQSMGLQLVEGRDLFVDHGFLYMKTIYGKKKLDVLYRRVDDEFLDPLVYRADSMLGVPGLMDVYRQGNVSIINAPGTGASDDKAVYSFIPQIIKYYLDEDPILNNVHTYQCEIPAEMDHVLNNMENLVIKPVDQSGGYGIFIGSGASKAEIEEMKQKIKSDPREYVAQPIMNLSTHSTFIEESNCFEPRHVDLRAFTLLGHDYQYILKGGLTRVALKKDSLIVNSSQGGGSKDTWVADVE